AAATATTATCCAGGAATAGAATAGGTATAAGCATTGAGATAAAGTATAGTGTAGTAGAACTTAGGAGTCAAAGCTTTATTTTTAATGTCTTTGGCAATGCTGATCCACAGGACTTTAGTAAAAAGTATTCTAATTTGGGAGCAACTCTCGGTGTAGGTTATTATCTAAATTTAAATTAACATGAATATTAGATATCTTCTACTGTCAATCTCCTTTCTATTTTATTCTTGCGATGATCTAGATGCTGATGGGCCAAAAGATTGTGTCACATCAGCTTACGACATACTCAATGGTATTGACAAAGACTTTGTTGGTAATTATGCTAATGCTACATCACCAATTTTCGGTGGCGACCTGATAAGTGTTGCTCCATATGTATATCACGATGTTGCTTTGTATAGAATTAGTGGTGATTCTATTAACCAATACTTAAGGAATGTTGAATTTACTAATGACAGAAGCCTCTGCAATATTATTAACATGATCAGCAAAGCCTCTAATTCACCAAATTTTCAATGGGAATATACCGGAGACAAACTAGTTGCAGCAGCTGTATTTTCTAAACGCATCAGATTAAACCAAGATGTAAATAAAATTCAAAACGTAAACGACATTGTCTGGGCATGGCATTCTGGACTTAATACAGGGGGCGTTAACGGAAATCAACAGATAGTAAAGTATAATGATGGAAGGAAAGTTATTGATGGAAAAATATCAGACGAGATCCCCTTGCCTCTTGAAAGAAATAAAATTTATGTGTGGGCAGTATGGACATGGAATGAAGAAGGCACAAAAGTAGTAAAATCAAGCATGGAGATTCCCTTTATTGTAGAGGGGTATGATCCATTTAATCAGGCGCAACAACTCATAGGAAATTGGGTACTTGAAAAGGCAACTGATACAAGAGATAGCAAAGACATGACAAATGACCTACAAGAGGTACGAACACTTCATATATCTGCTATTGACTGTACTGAGGAAATCTGGAGCAGACGAATCACGATTAACGGAAATCAATCAGAAATAACCACTAATAATGCTGTTGCTTTAACTCCTGATTTAGTACTGACTGATATTAAGATAAATTGCGGCTCATTCAGAGGCCTAGTTAATTTCAATGATTCACTTATAGAAGTTTTTTATAAACCTCAGTAACTCATTTTATGACTTACCTGTATTTGCGAACTATCATTGTTTCACTCCTGCTATGATTAAAGTATACTTTACGGCATTAGGAGTAAAAAGTACAGCAGCATGAAGGACGTAACCAATTTGCATATCCTGCTAATACCAGCCACCTCGTTAGATACCTAATTCGTTTTCATTAATTGAACTGATTGCTGCTGTGTAGTTAAATTCAATTAATAAGTGTCTACTCCTACTTACCAAAACTTCAATTTTTTTTCATCTAGTTAATTACGGTTGTTTACGACTAATTAGGGACCAACTATTAATCCAAAAAGTACTTTATAAAACACCACGTTTTTTAAAGCTAGGTAGGGTTATCTAGACAAAACGGTAACTAATTAATAACTATAATGGCTAAAGTAAACCTCATAGAAAAGAAGCTGGCAGGCGGGAAGGTATCACTCTTGTTAGACTACTACCAGCACGGGCAACGCAAAAAGGAAACGTTAAAGCTGTACGTATATCCACCCGACAAAAAGAGCAAGAACCCCATCCTCAAGAACGCCTATGAGGAAACCTACGTCAAAGCACAGTACTTAAAGCACAAGAAGGAGATGCAACTGGCCCAAGGGGAACATGAGCTACCTGTAAAGACAGACAAGAGCGCTTCCTTTATCCTATACTTTGACCAACTGGCAGAAACACGAAATCAGAACTGGCAAAGCGTAAGACGCCACCTGTACGATTACACTAAAGGCAAGCTTACTTTTGGCAACGTCACCGAAGAATGGCTTCACCGATTCCAGGAATACCTTAGAACCAAAATAAAAGATGTGACGGTCTGCTCTTATATGGGTATTATTACGACATGCCTAAACCAAGCTGTTAGAGAGAAGATTATACTTGTGAATCCGGCCACAAACATCAAAAAGGTAAGAGGCAAAGAGATCCCACCAAAGTATTTGACTTTGGAACAAATACAGGTACTAGAACAAAATACCGGGAACATACCCTAGTGGTTCACTGATCCTTTCTTGTTTAGCTGCTATACAGGTTTAAGATTGTCGGATGTCGAAAGCCTGACTTGGGCTGAGATAGTGTCTACAACGGGGAAGCACGGGCAGTTCACAATTGTTAAGGAGCAAGCTAAGACCGGTGAAACTGTAGTAATTCCACTCTCCAGACAAGCTATGAACGTTTTACAGCGGCAGAGTATAGAAACGAAGGACTCTAGGGCACATGGCTTTGTATTTAAGCTTAAAAGCCGTTCCCAAACCAAGAGGTACATTCATAGGTGGCGTACGCAGTCAGGTATACATTTTACCTATCACTCCTCCCGTCACACCTTCGGCACAATGTTGCAGACAGCTGGGGTTGATATCAACACTACAAGCAAGTTGATGGGACATAAGAGTATCAGCATGACTCTGCGCTATGCTAAAGTAGTTGATAAAGCACGAGAATCAGCAATTAGCCTCCTCAACAGTTTTACCATGTGAGTAAACTATCAAAGTTTTCCGGCAGAATTAAAATTCTAATATATAGTACAAAAGAGAAGCAAATGCTTCTCTTTTTTTTTCAGCACTAGCTAGTGTGGTTTAGTAAGTATTAACCGATCACTTTGAGCTTAAAAAGATATTCGGATTGAAATCAAGTACTTAATTACACTGACTGCTTACTGCTAAGCTGATAAAATGTGGATAAGTCTCCAAACTTTCGCGGCTTTTTAGCCCCTTCAAAATCTATATTTGAATTCATTGGATGGCTTTATCAATAAACCATCTCTTATATGTCATGTAATATTAATAATCAAATTTCATCAAATGGAAAATCCAGTAAGAGAGCTAAATGTTCTAGAAAATCCATTCCTAAACTTTAAGCAAGCCATCGAGTACCTAGGTTTCATCCCTGAATCGACGCTCAGAGAATGGACCAGCACCCGAAAGATTACTTCCTACCGTCCAGGTAAACAAGTAAGGTATAGAAAATCAGACCTCGACGAATTCATGAAGAGGTACATCAAAAAATCAAACTATGTGATAAAAGACGAAATACATACAAATTCATATAAAGCAAAAATCAACAACTAACTTAAATTTAAGATGAAAAACCTAAATAATATAAACAATGGACAAACGGCTAATGAGTCTCTCTCTTTAGTAAAACACCCTTTGGCAATAAACTTTGATTGCTACAACCTTTACAACAAACACGCTTTTAATGACTGGGCAACTGTAATACTATTTGAGACTATTGCGTGGAATTCAGGCATTGATGCTAAAGAAGTAGAGCGTATCTATATCTTTAACTTAATTGAACTTGTAAACTCTACAGGCTTATTAAGAGAAAACTGTAAGGAAGGATTGAGAAAGCTAATCCGCCTAGGCATAGTTATTGGCTCTGCATTCTATGAAGGGGACTTCCTTGAAGATGATTTCTGTACCGGTTATTACGAGTTAGATTATGACAGGGTGATTCAGTTGCTGCCATACATTCTGGTACAACCTAAGAATGGATCTGAGAAAAAGCGCTACAAGAAAATAACAAAGTATTTTAAGAGTATTCGAAATAGCATAAGAGAGTTTTCAAAAGAGGAGGCTTAAGCTAACACATGCTTAGGTAGTTTAGGGGAGCAACCAACGATGAGATAACTGTCAGCAGTTATCTCATCGTTTTATCTCATCGTTGCCACCTTAGTTAATAACTCTTGTTTTTCAAAGAATCATGAAGAAGATACCTACTAAAGAGCTAAACTCTGACGAGAGGAGCTACGAAAAGAGATACCCACAAGCGTTCTATTACCTGTATTTTCAAGATTACATAGGTAAGCTGTTGAAGGGCACCTCACAAAAACTAATCTTTGATTATCTAGTCACAATGGCTGATGAATTCCTGTCCAAGAAAGGGCAACCTTTCTTCTATCATTCATTCAAGGTGCTTAGTGATAGAACCGGTACTTCGGAATCGACCTGTAAGCGCACTATAAAGAAGTTTGAGAAGGATTTAAGATTAATTTATACCTGGGTAGGAGAAGAGGAGCAAAAGTATAGCACGTGCTTCTTTATGGATTATGAAAGGATAATTGAACTCTTACCAAGTTTAGTAAGGCATACATCAGGCAGAGGTACAAAACCCAAGATTTTGCCCAGGTACGAGCAACGGCTTCGATACTTTCAAGATATAAATAAGTTGCAAGAAAAAGCTATTCAGGAATTGTGAAAAACAATCAGTATAGGTCATTTAAACTAGCCCCATAGGTCAATTACACTATGGGGTTAACTTATTTGAACCTAGAGCTTAATTCAATTAACCCCCTTTAAGTAAATAAATAAGTAAGCTAAAAAGGCTAATATATAAGTATTTTATCAACGACTTCGTCGTTGATGCTGTACTACGTACAGCTTGATAATTTTAGATTTAAGACAGTATACAGCTCTTAAAAAAGAATAATTAATGTAGAAATTTGCTGGTATACTCGCCCCTTTCTACAGCTACATTTAGAACTACAGTCTAATTTGCAATGGTGTTATTTTACTGCGTACAGCTCAATCGTAATTACCCCGCAAACAATCAATTTGAAGCAGTTTAAACGATTTAAAGACTTAAGCTAGGGAATGTCGGTTTACATAATTTTAAACGATCCTGCTCGCTTAAACTGCCTTACAGAAGCACAACAACACTTGACCTATAGGTAAGGCTATAAAACTGTAAGCAAGAATTGCGGTGCAGCCTTAAATTAAATGTCAATATCGCTAAAGAACTCCTTTAAGGTGATATTGTGTATGTCAGCAATCCGGAGCAGACTGCTAAAATCAAGTTACTTTTCTTCTTAAAAGTCTGCACCCCATGCTTATTAAAGTTTAGACTAGTTTAATAGAGAAGGTCTCATTAACTGCCTTGAACTTTGAGTTGTTCATAAAATCCTCGCCGGAATTGAGCATGAATATATTTCCTAAATTATGGTATTTCCTTTTATTTCTGTCAAATACATTTCCGACAAGAATTATCAGGTAATCCTCTTTCTTTTCCAATGCCATTCGTAATTCCGTTCTTGTAATTGTAAAAGCTTTATTTGCGTAGCCCGAGGCTTTTACTTCTACATATTTCTTTCTTCCGGTTACATTGTCTACATATTCTAAGTCATACCCATAATGATCTGAACCCTCTGGATTTATGCCAGCCCGATATGCATTTCTTGAGACCCAATTTACAAGTACTCCCTTTCCCTTAAGCTTTTTATAAACTAGAAGTTCACCCAAGTAACCAACCTCTTCTAAATTCGGGTTTTTGTATCCTCCGTCAAGATTTTTACCGCTATGCCATTCCCCTGGACTCTTACTTGATTCCTGCTCACCTTGAGTGGTAGCTTCAGTTGAGCTTGCTTGATAATTCTCAATCTCATAATCATCCTCCCCCAAGTTCCCATCTTCTTCTATTGTATTGGATGAAACTGATGCCCTCTCAAATGCCTTGGCCTCTATATGAACCCTTTCCAGCAATTCGTCGAGTTCACCAAAGTAGAGTAAGCTTCTATTCTTACTACTGTTTTGTAAGAACAACTCTATGTTAAAGTGACTCAGCCCACTCCTCTCCAACTTTTTCTTCAGGCTTTTCATGTATACATAGTACCCTCCTTCAATTGAGTTGGAGCCGTCTGTTGGTGTAGTTATTGTTTCCAAGCCTTGTATGTAGGGAAAGTTTTTCTTTATGGCCTGGAGGAAAAATTCTTTTTCGTCG
This window of the Pontibacter liquoris genome carries:
- a CDS encoding phage integrase SAM-like domain and Arm DNA-binding domain-containing protein codes for the protein MAKVNLIEKKLAGGKVSLLLDYYQHGQRKKETLKLYVYPPDKKSKNPILKNAYEETYVKAQYLKHKKEMQLAQGEHELPVKTDKSASFILYFDQLAETRNQNWQSVRRHLYDYTKGKLTFGNVTEEWLHRFQEYLRTKIKDVTVCSYMGIITTCLNQAVREKIILVNPATNIKKVRGKEIPPKYLTLEQIQVLEQNTGNIP
- a CDS encoding site-specific integrase, encoding MFSCYTGLRLSDVESLTWAEIVSTTGKHGQFTIVKEQAKTGETVVIPLSRQAMNVLQRQSIETKDSRAHGFVFKLKSRSQTKRYIHRWRTQSGIHFTYHSSRHTFGTMLQTAGVDINTTSKLMGHKSISMTLRYAKVVDKARESAISLLNSFTM
- a CDS encoding helix-turn-helix domain-containing protein, whose product is MENPVRELNVLENPFLNFKQAIEYLGFIPESTLREWTSTRKITSYRPGKQVRYRKSDLDEFMKRYIKKSNYVIKDEIHTNSYKAKINN